CTCCTGGCTATCTTCAGTGTCAATGATATCAATGTGTAAGAAAATATATACCGGAAGGTGCAATATGCCGTTTGGAACACGAAGCAGAGATCAGGGCTTCACGCTGATCGAAATCCTCATCGTCATGATTATTTTGGGTCTTTTGGCCTCCCTGGTCGGCCCCAAGCTTTTTAAGAAGGTCGGCGGGGCTAAACAGAAAACGGCCCGCGCCCAGATCGAGCTTCTGGGTACGGCCCTGGATTCCTACCGTTTGGACGTGGGTTCCTATCCGAGCACCGAGCAGGGTCTGGAGGCCCTGCTCGAGAAGCCCCAGGGCGTGGAGAACTGGGACGGTCCT
This sequence is a window from Deltaproteobacteria bacterium. Protein-coding genes within it:
- the gspG gene encoding type II secretion system protein GspG, yielding MPFGTRSRDQGFTLIEILIVMIILGLLASLVGPKLFKKVGGAKQKTARAQIELLGTALDSYRLDVGSYPSTEQGLEALLEKPQGVENWDGPYLPKDVPPDPWGNPYVYKCPGDNGDYDLSSLGMDGKVGGDDEARDINSWEN